In a single window of the Olivibacter sp. SDN3 genome:
- a CDS encoding TolC family protein has translation MNARKHIILIFIYIFPLLAFGQDTLQHHFNLEDCIELALKNNANAQISSANSELAHVDLKEAKARLLPTLNGQLSHEINTGRNTNPVTNENIVSSFTAGQQSLNTSVVLFNGLNQLRTIRQQAFRHKAFQAEEQRVKDDLTMDVILAYLQVITAQDVLEQSKQQREVTARQVERLSILMKDGATSPGDYYDIKGQLSGEEVAVLTAENTLRTNIIALTALLNIPYSDQLTFEPIKQIPGTDADSLDEQTLYQRAAESLGILKAMEFSKRSADYGLRASRSRYFPTLSLGANLASRYYSETTNGNNHDPYFTQIQDNLGRGVGLTLSIPILNGFARKQDVSRAKIAVRTSTIDLENAQNNLQQQTSQVLIDLRTAKEKYLKTKAQVDAYNELFRVTQVRFEAGAINSVEFLQQKNKYDQANIGLVVAQYEWQLRQRIANYYNGER, from the coding sequence ATGAACGCACGGAAGCATATCATCCTAATTTTCATCTATATTTTCCCCTTGCTAGCCTTTGGTCAGGACACCCTGCAGCATCATTTTAACTTGGAAGACTGTATCGAACTGGCGCTGAAAAACAATGCCAATGCGCAAATAAGTTCTGCAAACAGCGAGCTTGCCCATGTCGACTTAAAAGAGGCCAAAGCACGTTTACTTCCTACTTTAAATGGACAATTAAGTCACGAAATTAATACGGGTAGAAACACGAACCCTGTTACCAATGAGAACATTGTGAGCAGCTTTACGGCTGGGCAACAAAGCCTTAACACATCGGTTGTACTCTTCAATGGATTGAATCAATTGCGCACTATCCGCCAACAAGCCTTTCGCCACAAAGCTTTCCAAGCTGAAGAACAACGCGTGAAAGATGATTTAACTATGGACGTTATATTAGCTTATCTACAGGTTATTACCGCTCAGGATGTACTGGAACAGAGTAAGCAGCAACGCGAAGTTACGGCAAGGCAAGTTGAACGTCTATCTATTTTGATGAAAGACGGTGCTACCTCCCCCGGCGATTATTACGATATTAAAGGACAACTTTCAGGCGAGGAAGTTGCGGTATTAACGGCAGAAAACACGTTAAGGACAAATATCATTGCCTTGACCGCACTGTTAAATATTCCCTATTCCGATCAATTAACGTTTGAGCCTATAAAGCAAATCCCCGGCACCGATGCAGATTCGCTGGATGAACAAACACTATATCAACGGGCAGCCGAAAGTCTCGGCATACTAAAGGCGATGGAATTCTCCAAGCGAAGTGCCGACTATGGCCTTAGGGCATCTCGTTCACGATATTTTCCGACTTTGTCGCTAGGCGCCAATTTAGCCAGTAGATATTACAGCGAAACTACTAACGGGAACAACCATGACCCTTACTTCACGCAAATACAAGATAACCTCGGTAGAGGTGTTGGCCTTACCTTAAGCATTCCCATTTTAAATGGCTTTGCGCGTAAACAGGATGTGTCCCGTGCGAAAATAGCCGTTAGAACGTCTACAATTGATCTGGAAAACGCGCAGAACAATCTTCAGCAGCAAACCTCCCAAGTGTTAATCGATTTACGCACGGCGAAAGAAAAGTACCTAAAGACAAAAGCACAGGTAGATGCCTATAACGAGTTGTTTCGTGTAACCCAAGTACGTTTTGAAGCAGGAGCTATCAATTCTGTGGAGTTTCTCCAGCAAAAAAACAAGTACGATCAAGCCAATATAGGTCTGGTGGTGGCACAATACGAATGGCAACTGCGTCAGCGAATTGCCAATTATTATAATGGCGAGCGTTAA
- a CDS encoding BlaI/MecI/CopY family transcriptional regulator: MAVIKPTESELEILKILWEQGDSTVRQVHNLFSANKDVGYTTTLKLMQIMHAKGLLTRDETNRTHIYRALVSRDKAEQQMLGKMIHDLFEGSAARLVMQALGNHSASDLEIEKIKQLLNELENKK; the protein is encoded by the coding sequence ATGGCAGTAATAAAACCAACAGAGAGTGAATTAGAGATCCTTAAAATATTATGGGAGCAAGGTGATAGTACCGTGCGGCAGGTGCACAATCTATTTTCAGCGAATAAGGATGTGGGGTATACTACAACCTTGAAGCTAATGCAGATTATGCACGCTAAGGGTTTATTAACACGTGATGAAACTAACAGAACGCACATTTACAGAGCGTTGGTTAGTCGCGATAAGGCAGAGCAGCAAATGTTGGGAAAAATGATCCATGATTTGTTCGAAGGTTCGGCAGCGCGCCTGGTCATGCAGGCATTGGGGAACCACAGCGCAAGTGACCTAGAAATTGAAAAAATAAAACAGTTATTAAACGAATTGGAAAATAAAAAATGA
- a CDS encoding sensor histidine kinase: MANLTLTSNRWLKLNVLLFFTGLFLACIIFIVRSIIISEWQLRSLFIGAVFSSAICLSITNSYLIGERYMLDWQNRPWLSFALYFLLCSMGMIVGLELAHLLLYLLYDFPIGFPHWNEYLYNTIIVLVLCCLIYLYHYRKAQEKAMLQEKELDLLKLKQLKTQVELDALQAKINPHFLYNALNSIATLIKEDPDQAETMTIKLSKLFRYSINSNQENLIPLREELDIVDNYLQIEKIRFGNRIKFTFEVQDAVLHYKVPRFLLQPMVENAIKHGLKDCVTGGLLTLKILEHQKGLKIALEDNGIPFPEELHIGYGLQSTYDKLTLLYGDEASIQLVNHPTKEICILIPIKQ, encoded by the coding sequence ATGGCTAATCTGACACTAACATCCAATCGGTGGCTAAAACTGAACGTATTACTTTTTTTTACGGGTCTTTTTCTTGCTTGCATTATATTCATCGTGCGATCCATTATAATTAGCGAATGGCAGCTAAGGAGTTTATTCATAGGAGCTGTGTTTAGTAGTGCTATCTGCTTGTCTATAACCAATAGTTATCTTATCGGGGAGCGGTATATGCTCGATTGGCAAAATAGACCCTGGCTTTCTTTTGCTTTATATTTTCTGCTATGCAGTATGGGTATGATTGTTGGTTTGGAATTAGCACATCTTCTGTTATATCTACTCTATGATTTTCCCATCGGTTTTCCTCATTGGAATGAATACCTATATAATACTATCATTGTGCTTGTACTGTGTTGCCTGATCTACCTATACCATTATAGGAAAGCCCAAGAAAAGGCCATGCTTCAAGAAAAAGAGCTTGATCTCTTAAAGCTAAAGCAGCTGAAGACTCAGGTAGAATTGGATGCCTTGCAAGCCAAAATAAATCCTCATTTTCTATACAATGCACTCAACTCCATTGCGACATTGATTAAGGAAGATCCCGATCAGGCTGAAACCATGACCATTAAGCTTTCTAAGTTATTTCGTTATAGCATCAACAGCAACCAAGAAAACCTAATTCCCTTACGTGAGGAGCTGGATATCGTTGACAATTATCTACAGATCGAAAAAATTCGTTTTGGTAATCGTATTAAGTTTACATTTGAAGTACAAGACGCTGTACTGCATTATAAGGTTCCACGTTTTCTACTCCAACCAATGGTAGAAAATGCCATCAAACATGGGTTGAAAGATTGCGTAACCGGAGGTTTGTTAACGTTGAAAATTTTGGAACATCAGAAAGGCTTAAAAATAGCACTGGAAGACAATGGCATACCTTTTCCAGAGGAACTCCATATAGGATATGGCTTGCAGAGCACCTATGATAAGTTAACGCTCTTGTATGGAGATGAAGCATCCATACAGCTGGTTAATCATCCTACCAAAGAAATATGCATACTAATTCCGATAAAGCAATGA
- a CDS encoding M56 family metallopeptidase codes for MNFEPLVYALGWSLLHSLWQGALLCGIAYVLVSVFYLSSKEKANLLFTLLCLLLVGFVGTFLMYLPNERPIGKAEGAIMLSNYDYSAVFTEKKHWRLEAFFPHAAGIYIVGVMFQLFALCIGYLRISRLKNGERYPVSIAWQDIFSILCQKLQIKRNIGFYLSDKVQIPTVIGYFKPVILFPLAAVTALDLKQVESILIHEISHIRRNDYILNLVKCLIEAVLFFNPFVWMLGRLLEKEREHSCDDQVLQITGNALTYAQALLVLENIRSRKLPVFALGAFNKKEYLLERIKRMTMMKTNNNFHIRHKLAAMTFLLAGIIGLAWTGPVSDPVKDTVLKVVKEPRPPVPPAPSVAPPTPDTVAKKSDPNKAETLFTSPEWKKLQSELSANGKAIGEEVAAVMHEQFNSAEWKTFMKEVGEHSQAIVKETTFELFDSPEWKETMREVQEHAQQMGLSALNYDTTYFDSPEWKLKEKEMEERTKKLENMSKQLVEKVNSDEMKAKREALERKAEELAQNAEALQQKFESPEFKAKQEALQQKAEELTKKAEILQHKAERMQKEKQLKE; via the coding sequence ATGAATTTTGAACCACTTGTTTACGCATTGGGTTGGAGCTTGCTCCATTCCTTATGGCAGGGCGCTTTACTTTGCGGAATCGCCTATGTGTTGGTATCGGTATTCTATTTATCATCCAAGGAAAAGGCAAACTTATTGTTTACTTTGTTATGTTTGCTATTAGTGGGGTTTGTAGGAACTTTTTTGATGTACTTGCCCAATGAAAGGCCTATAGGTAAAGCAGAGGGAGCCATTATGCTATCTAATTACGATTATTCAGCAGTATTTACCGAAAAAAAGCATTGGCGATTGGAAGCTTTCTTTCCTCATGCTGCCGGTATTTACATCGTTGGTGTGATGTTTCAGTTGTTTGCACTATGTATTGGATATTTGCGAATCTCGCGGTTGAAAAATGGGGAGAGATATCCTGTTTCTATAGCATGGCAGGATATATTTTCGATTTTATGCCAAAAACTCCAAATCAAACGAAATATAGGATTCTACTTGTCGGATAAAGTACAGATTCCTACGGTAATCGGTTACTTTAAACCCGTGATACTTTTTCCGTTAGCAGCAGTAACAGCTTTGGACTTAAAGCAAGTGGAGAGTATCCTGATTCATGAAATTTCCCATATCCGTAGGAATGATTATATCCTAAATTTAGTTAAATGCCTGATAGAAGCTGTTCTCTTTTTCAATCCCTTTGTATGGATGCTTGGACGTCTGCTTGAAAAGGAGCGAGAGCATAGCTGTGACGATCAGGTACTGCAAATAACTGGAAATGCATTAACTTATGCGCAGGCATTGCTGGTATTGGAAAACATACGCTCCAGAAAACTTCCTGTTTTTGCCTTGGGAGCATTTAATAAAAAAGAATATTTACTTGAACGAATTAAAAGGATGACCATGATGAAAACGAATAATAATTTTCATATACGGCATAAACTTGCCGCGATGACATTTCTGCTTGCAGGAATTATAGGCCTGGCGTGGACAGGGCCGGTTAGTGACCCTGTAAAAGACACTGTTTTAAAAGTAGTAAAGGAACCTCGCCCACCTGTACCACCGGCACCTTCTGTAGCACCACCAACACCAGATACAGTTGCAAAAAAAAGTGATCCAAACAAAGCTGAAACCTTATTTACTTCCCCTGAGTGGAAGAAGCTGCAGTCAGAACTGTCTGCCAACGGGAAGGCCATAGGAGAAGAAGTTGCAGCAGTTATGCACGAACAATTTAATTCGGCGGAATGGAAAACCTTTATGAAGGAGGTTGGAGAGCATAGTCAAGCCATTGTCAAAGAAACCACTTTCGAGCTTTTTGACTCTCCGGAATGGAAAGAAACGATGCGTGAGGTACAGGAACATGCTCAGCAAATGGGTTTGTCTGCTTTGAACTATGATACAACCTATTTTGATTCCCCGGAGTGGAAGTTAAAAGAAAAGGAAATGGAGGAGCGAACTAAAAAGCTGGAAAACATGTCTAAACAGCTGGTAGAAAAGGTCAATTCCGATGAGATGAAGGCCAAGCGTGAAGCGCTGGAACGTAAAGCAGAAGAGCTTGCGCAAAATGCGGAGGCCCTTCAGCAAAAATTTGAAAGTCCGGAATTTAAAGCCAAGCAGGAAGCTTTACAACAAAAGGCAGAAGAGTTAACCAAAAAGGCGGAAATTCTTCAACATAAGGCAGAACGTATGCAAAAGGAGAAACAGTTAAAAGAATAG
- a CDS encoding ABC transporter ATP-binding protein, whose product MIQLNNIFKWYNVGGARAFVLKDINLTINEGEFVSIMGPSGSGKSTLLHILGLLDEPNEGSYLFQGEEVLHLKEKQRSTLYKEHIGFVFQAYHLIDELTVYENIETPLIYKNLKGSERKAIVADLIDRFGIVGKKDLFPAQLSGGQQQLVGIARALATKPKLLLADEPTGNLNSKQGEEIMNLFKQLNEEDGVTIIQVTHSEKNAEYGSRIIELLDGQVVI is encoded by the coding sequence ATGATTCAGCTGAACAATATTTTCAAATGGTATAATGTAGGAGGTGCCAGAGCTTTTGTACTAAAAGATATCAATCTCACTATTAATGAAGGAGAATTTGTTTCCATTATGGGTCCCTCAGGTTCGGGAAAATCGACCTTATTGCATATCCTAGGTCTACTGGATGAGCCCAATGAAGGAAGTTATCTCTTCCAAGGAGAAGAAGTGCTCCACCTTAAGGAAAAGCAACGCTCTACCCTCTATAAAGAGCATATTGGTTTTGTTTTTCAGGCCTACCACCTGATCGATGAGCTTACCGTTTATGAAAATATCGAAACCCCCTTGATTTATAAGAATTTAAAAGGAAGTGAGCGAAAAGCGATCGTAGCCGATCTGATCGACCGCTTTGGCATTGTGGGTAAAAAGGACCTTTTCCCAGCACAGCTTTCCGGCGGTCAGCAACAACTGGTTGGGATCGCCCGAGCACTGGCGACTAAACCAAAACTCCTGCTGGCAGACGAGCCCACGGGCAACCTTAACTCCAAGCAAGGAGAAGAAATCATGAACCTCTTCAAGCAGTTGAATGAAGAAGATGGTGTTACCATTATACAGGTTACCCATTCCGAAAAAAATGCCGAATATGGTAGTCGCATTATTGAGCTTTTGGATGGACAGGTAGTAATCTAG
- a CDS encoding BrxA/BrxB family bacilliredoxin: MYPEYLVEPMRKELTAVGFEELKTPEEVDTAINSEGTVFVVVNSVCGCAAANARPAARVAVQNEKHPSKIVTVFAGMEKDAVDKARGYMLPYPPSSPAMALFKDGKLVHMIERHNIEGRPAQMIADNLIAAFDEYC; this comes from the coding sequence ATGTATCCAGAATATTTAGTAGAACCTATGCGTAAGGAATTGACTGCGGTAGGTTTTGAAGAACTGAAAACACCGGAAGAGGTGGATACGGCCATCAATTCTGAAGGAACCGTATTTGTGGTGGTTAACTCGGTATGTGGTTGCGCGGCGGCAAATGCACGTCCTGCTGCCCGTGTAGCTGTTCAAAACGAAAAACACCCGTCGAAAATAGTAACGGTATTTGCGGGTATGGAGAAAGACGCAGTAGATAAAGCACGTGGCTACATGTTGCCGTACCCTCCTTCTTCTCCGGCCATGGCTTTGTTTAAAGATGGAAAATTAGTGCATATGATCGAAAGGCACAATATTGAAGGAAGACCGGCGCAGATGATTGCCGATAACCTCATTGCTGCTTTTGACGAATATTGCTAG
- a CDS encoding dicarboxylate/amino acid:cation symporter, translating into MSKLIRSLYFQVVIAILLGIFIGHFFPAFGQQLKPLGDGFIKLVKMIIAPLIFCTVVLGIAGMQNVKKVGSVGLKAIIYFEIMTTIALLLGLLIVNVVQPGTGMDVDPKTLDSSSVNSFIEQSKEQESLVDFLLHIIPDNVIGALAQGDLLQVLFFALLLGFGLSKIGNAAQPLIKVMQSFLDGLFAVIKIIMRAAPLGALGAMGFTIGKYGLGSLSKLGLLMICFYLTCLIFIFLIVGLVLYLNGFSVWKLLKYIKEELLIVLGTSSSESALPGIMQKLEKVGCSKPVVGLVIPTGYSFNLDGTSIYLTMAAVFIAQALNMHMDFGQQLTLLLVLLLTSKGAAGVTGSGFIILAATLPLVGHVPVESVALVFGIDRFMSEARALTNIIGNTAATVLISKWEKEIDMEQAEMIRV; encoded by the coding sequence ATGAGTAAACTGATCAGAAGTTTATACTTTCAGGTAGTTATTGCCATCCTATTAGGAATTTTTATAGGTCATTTTTTCCCTGCTTTTGGTCAGCAATTAAAACCACTGGGCGATGGTTTTATCAAGCTGGTAAAGATGATCATAGCTCCACTGATTTTCTGTACCGTGGTATTGGGCATTGCGGGAATGCAAAATGTTAAGAAAGTCGGGTCCGTCGGATTGAAAGCCATCATTTACTTTGAGATCATGACCACTATCGCGCTGTTGCTCGGGCTGCTCATCGTAAACGTAGTGCAACCTGGAACCGGCATGGACGTCGATCCGAAGACCCTCGATAGCTCGAGCGTTAATAGCTTCATTGAGCAAAGTAAAGAACAGGAGAGTTTAGTAGATTTCTTACTACATATTATCCCCGATAATGTGATCGGAGCTCTTGCTCAGGGCGATTTATTGCAGGTACTTTTTTTTGCCCTTCTGCTCGGCTTTGGTTTATCCAAGATTGGCAACGCAGCACAGCCTTTAATCAAAGTGATGCAATCCTTTCTCGACGGCCTTTTTGCTGTGATCAAGATTATCATGCGGGCAGCGCCATTAGGTGCTCTGGGAGCGATGGGTTTTACTATTGGCAAATACGGGCTAGGTTCACTATCTAAACTTGGTTTATTGATGATCTGCTTTTACCTAACTTGTTTGATTTTTATATTCTTAATTGTAGGACTCGTATTATACCTGAACGGCTTCAGTGTTTGGAAGCTTCTAAAATATATCAAGGAAGAACTGCTTATCGTATTGGGAACTTCTTCATCTGAATCGGCGTTACCGGGCATTATGCAAAAGCTGGAAAAAGTGGGCTGCTCCAAACCAGTTGTAGGTTTGGTAATTCCCACAGGTTACTCCTTTAATCTCGACGGGACCTCCATTTACCTAACGATGGCTGCTGTTTTCATCGCACAGGCACTGAACATGCATATGGATTTCGGCCAACAGCTCACCCTTCTGCTAGTGCTCTTGCTCACTTCCAAAGGAGCCGCTGGCGTAACGGGCAGTGGATTCATCATCCTTGCGGCCACTTTGCCGCTAGTGGGTCACGTTCCTGTAGAGTCTGTTGCCTTGGTCTTTGGTATTGACCGTTTTATGAGCGAAGCCCGAGCTCTAACCAATATCATAGGTAATACAGCAGCAACCGTGCTGATTTCTAAATGGGAGAAAGAAATTGATATGGAACAAGCGGAAATGATTCGTGTATAA
- a CDS encoding LytTR family DNA-binding domain-containing protein gives MIKTIIIDDEPLARKRLRTLLEDFSDKIALIAEASNGKDALALMERLHPDLIFLDIEMPAMNGFEMLRQLKTKPAVVFITAYDQFAIKAFEENALDYLMKPVEKDRLCKTIVRVEQDLHASFDIIQRFLEGALIKPKKEISSISIKVGDRIIFIKTADIVFIVAEEKYVFLYDTKGNKHLTDYTLQRLEEKLPNDFLRIHRGSIINRHYIKEIRKGFNGSFTFVMANPEASRLKSSRGYQEAIRMQLDL, from the coding sequence ATGATAAAAACCATCATAATTGACGACGAGCCTTTGGCCCGGAAGCGTTTACGGACTTTATTAGAAGATTTCAGCGATAAAATTGCGCTCATAGCAGAGGCCTCTAATGGCAAAGATGCGTTAGCACTGATGGAACGTTTACACCCCGATCTTATCTTTTTAGATATTGAAATGCCTGCTATGAACGGCTTTGAAATGCTTCGGCAATTGAAAACGAAGCCTGCGGTTGTTTTTATCACGGCTTATGATCAGTTTGCCATAAAGGCTTTTGAAGAAAATGCGTTAGACTATCTCATGAAGCCGGTCGAAAAAGACCGCTTATGTAAAACCATCGTTCGTGTAGAGCAAGACCTGCATGCGTCATTTGATATTATCCAACGTTTTCTCGAAGGGGCATTAATAAAACCTAAGAAAGAAATCAGCAGCATCAGTATTAAAGTTGGCGATCGGATAATCTTTATAAAAACCGCAGATATTGTTTTTATAGTAGCCGAAGAAAAATATGTTTTCTTATACGACACAAAAGGGAATAAACACTTGACTGACTATACCCTTCAACGGCTGGAAGAAAAGCTTCCTAATGATTTTTTGAGGATCCATAGAGGCAGTATCATTAACCGTCACTACATTAAAGAAATAAGAAAAGGTTTTAACGGCTCTTTTACCTTCGTCATGGCAAACCCTGAAGCAAGCCGACTCAAATCCAGCCGAGGGTATCAAGAAGCCATCCGCATGCAACTGGATCTATAA
- the cdaA gene encoding diadenylate cyclase CdaA yields the protein MGDFDFSFFNVRLLDFIDIFLVAIIIYYIYNLIRGTIAVNILIGLFIIYLAYLVVKQSQMRLLTEIFGGFISVGSIALIVVFQQEIRRFLIHIGKNISFRRNRRLWTLFLGKREVEKDNTSRLKPIIDACRSMSKSHTGALIVFSKFFDEEYYQNSGEFIDAEISKRLLESIFQKHSPLHDGALVIVDFRIKTASCILPLSDSEDLPLHFGLRHRAGIGVTEMSDAVAVIVSEETGEISYAKQGNVNMNITHEELEHLLNEDV from the coding sequence ATGGGCGATTTTGATTTTAGCTTTTTCAATGTTAGGTTGTTAGATTTTATAGACATCTTTTTGGTGGCTATTATCATCTATTATATATATAACCTCATTCGTGGTACGATCGCTGTAAACATCCTCATCGGGTTATTTATTATTTATTTAGCCTACCTCGTAGTTAAGCAGTCGCAAATGCGCTTGCTAACAGAAATTTTTGGTGGTTTTATTAGCGTAGGGTCCATCGCGTTAATCGTCGTGTTCCAACAAGAGATCAGGCGCTTTCTCATTCATATAGGTAAGAATATATCCTTCCGAAGGAACAGAAGGCTTTGGACACTATTCTTAGGAAAAAGAGAAGTTGAAAAAGATAACACCTCCCGTCTGAAACCCATCATCGATGCCTGCCGAAGTATGTCTAAATCACATACCGGGGCCCTTATCGTTTTTTCCAAATTCTTTGATGAAGAATACTATCAAAATAGTGGAGAATTCATTGATGCAGAAATATCCAAACGTTTACTGGAAAGCATTTTTCAAAAACACAGTCCCTTACACGATGGGGCCCTGGTTATTGTAGACTTCCGTATAAAAACTGCGAGCTGCATCCTTCCCCTATCAGATAGTGAAGACCTCCCCCTACATTTTGGTTTACGCCACCGAGCTGGCATAGGTGTTACGGAAATGAGTGATGCCGTAGCAGTTATCGTTTCTGAAGAAACCGGAGAAATTTCTTATGCCAAGCAGGGTAATGTAAATATGAACATCACCCACGAGGAGTTGGAGCACTTATTAAATGAGGATGTCTAA
- a CDS encoding lipase family protein has translation MTLLRKTSFAYRRLFFIVSMVMVLLWPVPYRAHAQELKTGFDKQEYLDMLRIVSSLADTLKPGPDYLESPAGYLRVYRSPELGLRNRWDLWLREDTSAMVISIRGTVNDGASWLENFYSVMLPAQGSIRLNDSTLFDYHFADNQRATVHAGWTIGIASMAPGIIEKIEEQYENNVRNIYVVGHSQGGALAFLLNSLLRYKIKHGELPSDLKIKTYCSAAPKPGNLYYAYDFDFINRGGWAFTVVNASDWVPETPFSLQALDDFNHLNPFTDAYAAINKQKSFLVRLYLKHAYKKLDRSSKKSRKNFKKYLGKDLYKQIHKLLPEMEEPTYAESMNYMRAGTPIVLQPDEEYYKLYPDTGHNVFVHHALKPYAYLVEKQY, from the coding sequence ATGACTCTTTTAAGAAAAACCTCTTTCGCATACCGTCGTCTTTTTTTTATTGTATCAATGGTTATGGTTTTGTTATGGCCGGTGCCTTACCGGGCGCATGCGCAGGAACTAAAAACTGGGTTTGATAAGCAGGAGTATCTGGATATGCTGCGGATCGTTTCCAGTCTGGCAGATACGCTGAAACCCGGGCCAGATTATTTAGAGTCACCTGCGGGCTATTTAAGGGTTTACCGTTCTCCGGAATTGGGTCTGCGAAATAGATGGGACCTGTGGTTGCGCGAGGACACAAGTGCAATGGTTATTTCCATTCGTGGAACAGTCAATGATGGGGCAAGCTGGTTGGAAAATTTCTATAGTGTAATGTTGCCCGCTCAGGGAAGTATTCGGTTGAACGACTCAACCCTGTTTGACTATCACTTTGCAGATAATCAGCGGGCTACCGTACATGCCGGCTGGACCATTGGGATCGCTAGTATGGCTCCCGGTATAATCGAAAAGATAGAAGAGCAATACGAAAATAATGTTCGGAATATCTATGTGGTGGGGCATAGTCAGGGAGGAGCTCTGGCTTTTCTGCTAAATTCGCTGTTGCGGTACAAAATTAAACATGGAGAACTGCCTTCGGATCTTAAGATAAAAACCTATTGCAGTGCGGCGCCAAAACCTGGAAATCTGTATTATGCCTACGATTTCGATTTTATTAACCGAGGGGGCTGGGCCTTTACCGTGGTGAATGCGAGCGACTGGGTGCCTGAGACACCTTTTTCACTGCAAGCTTTGGATGATTTCAATCATTTGAACCCTTTTACTGATGCATACGCGGCAATTAACAAGCAAAAGTCGTTTTTGGTAAGGCTATACCTTAAACACGCTTACAAAAAACTGGATAGATCATCTAAGAAATCGCGCAAAAATTTTAAAAAATATCTTGGTAAAGACTTGTATAAACAGATCCATAAATTATTACCGGAAATGGAAGAACCAACTTATGCTGAAAGCATGAACTATATGCGTGCAGGAACACCTATTGTCCTTCAACCCGACGAAGAGTATTATAAATTGTATCCAGATACAGGGCATAATGTTTTTGTACACCATGCCCTTAAACCTTATGCTTATTTAGTAGAAAAGCAGTATTAA